The Halorhabdus sp. BNX81 genome includes a region encoding these proteins:
- a CDS encoding helix-hairpin-helix domain-containing protein, with translation MALFQQIKELLGLNSGESDTEMPSQNAGETENVAVTVEHEPDTESEDAVKGTRAVATSESRVDTTNAEADGDEPDRSAESDAEGSDASVESDADEPDGAAEVDAAESAESVQTDADEPGDVGTDTSETSVESGASDEHEMTETTDDDSDEATVASASEPSGPASTEDVQSINGIGPAYAERLAEADIETVGELAAADADAVAETTGIALSRVEGWIDQAGE, from the coding sequence ATGGCACTCTTCCAACAGATCAAGGAACTTCTCGGTCTCAACTCGGGGGAGTCTGATACCGAGATGCCAAGCCAGAACGCGGGGGAAACCGAGAACGTGGCCGTCACGGTCGAGCACGAACCGGATACCGAAAGTGAGGATGCAGTCAAGGGAACCAGAGCGGTCGCAACCAGCGAGTCGCGCGTGGACACGACCAACGCCGAGGCGGACGGAGACGAGCCGGATCGTTCCGCCGAGTCGGACGCCGAGGGATCCGATGCGTCGGTCGAGTCGGATGCGGACGAACCGGACGGAGCAGCCGAGGTGGACGCTGCTGAATCTGCCGAGTCCGTCCAGACGGACGCCGACGAACCCGGTGACGTGGGAACAGATACATCCGAAACGTCTGTCGAGTCGGGAGCGTCCGATGAGCACGAGATGACGGAGACGACGGACGACGACTCGGATGAAGCCACCGTGGCGTCGGCATCTGAACCATCGGGGCCAGCGAGTACCGAAGACGTCCAGTCGATCAACGGGATCGGGCCGGCCTACGCCGAGCGACTCGCGGAGGCGGACATCGAGACCGTGGGGGAACTCGCTGCCGCGGACGCCGACGCCGTCGCCGAGACGACGGGCATCGCGCTCTCGCGCGTCGAGGGCTGGATCGACCAGGCCGGCGAGTGA
- a CDS encoding shikimate dehydrogenase, translating into MDVYGLLGNPVKHSLSPPMHEAAYDELGIDARYVTFEPPVDAAREAVEAAETLGVSGLNVTIPFKQDVLNAVAVDDLAERIGAVNTIDFSGDQPTGHNTDAIGAVRALTRHGVALSGQAVVVGAGGAGRAIAFGLADEGMDVAIANRTVETAHALAEEVPGASGHGLDSLDSLLADADVLVNATSVGMDEDRSPVPATALHADLAVLDAVYSPIETRLLREAAAAGATTVDGAWMLLFQGVEAFERWSGQDAPVEEMNEALRERL; encoded by the coding sequence ATGGACGTGTACGGACTCCTTGGCAACCCCGTGAAACACTCGCTGTCGCCGCCAATGCACGAGGCGGCCTACGACGAACTCGGCATCGACGCACGATACGTCACCTTCGAACCACCGGTCGACGCGGCACGCGAGGCCGTCGAGGCGGCCGAAACCCTCGGCGTCTCTGGACTCAACGTGACGATCCCGTTCAAACAGGACGTTCTCAACGCGGTCGCGGTCGACGACCTGGCCGAGCGGATCGGCGCGGTCAACACCATCGACTTCAGCGGTGATCAACCGACGGGGCACAACACCGACGCGATCGGTGCCGTGCGGGCGCTCACACGTCACGGTGTGGCACTCTCCGGGCAGGCGGTCGTCGTCGGAGCGGGCGGGGCTGGTCGCGCGATCGCCTTCGGTCTCGCTGACGAAGGCATGGACGTCGCGATCGCCAACCGGACCGTCGAGACGGCCCACGCCCTCGCCGAGGAGGTCCCGGGTGCCAGCGGGCATGGCCTCGATTCGCTGGATTCGCTTCTGGCGGACGCGGACGTCCTCGTCAACGCGACGAGCGTCGGGATGGACGAGGACCGATCGCCAGTCCCCGCGACGGCGCTGCACGCCGACCTGGCGGTACTCGATGCAGTCTACAGCCCGATCGAGACGCGATTGTTACGCGAGGCGGCCGCGGCGGGTGCGACGACCGTCGATGGTGCCTGGATGCTGCTGTTCCAGGGCGTCGAGGCCTTCGAGCGCTGGAGTGGGCAAGACGCTCCTGTCGAGGAGATGAACGAGGCACTTCGTGAACGCCTTTAA
- a CDS encoding sodium:calcium antiporter, translating into MSRLRHPLTAVAAALVLTLPWVVVELSRLAAGLDWMPIDAGIALSTGPTVLVTGLAVVGASFLLAWGAETAEKDVPRAFALAVLAVLAVAPEYAVDALYAWDAGAQAGTTAGAEAGNLAIANMTGANRILIGLGWSGIALFTVYRAYKVRDDNVEKRSGFLADVVTLDKALTTEITFLWLATLWAFLVPLGGGIDLIDTVVLVGLYVSYILIIIRSGIETEEEQIGVPGYLQSYRKPKRIATVLSLFIYSGVMILIAVEPFAHGLENLGLQYGVPKFFMIQWIAPLASESPELIVVVYLVNKARSSAGFNALISSKLNQWTLLIGTLAIVYSIAAGGVGVLEFDYKQSLEIWITAAQSFFALAILVNFNISLREAVALLVLFVSQVFAEFMVLNVLSLSHPEALSHQILLGYTAVYLLIGLAMFVRRRKAVKEMLGMTYEVVQTAFGRRSDFDIE; encoded by the coding sequence GTGTCTCGTCTACGCCATCCGTTGACGGCAGTCGCCGCTGCACTGGTACTGACGCTGCCGTGGGTCGTCGTCGAACTGTCACGGCTCGCCGCTGGACTCGACTGGATGCCGATCGACGCCGGGATCGCGCTCTCGACGGGCCCGACCGTCCTGGTGACCGGACTGGCCGTCGTCGGCGCGTCGTTCCTGCTCGCGTGGGGGGCCGAAACAGCCGAGAAGGACGTCCCCCGGGCGTTCGCCCTCGCCGTCCTCGCGGTCCTCGCCGTCGCCCCGGAGTACGCCGTCGACGCGCTGTACGCCTGGGACGCCGGCGCGCAAGCCGGGACCACCGCGGGCGCGGAGGCCGGCAACCTCGCCATCGCGAACATGACCGGAGCCAACCGGATCCTGATCGGCCTGGGGTGGTCCGGGATCGCGTTGTTCACCGTCTATCGCGCCTACAAGGTTCGGGACGACAACGTCGAGAAGCGATCCGGCTTCCTCGCCGATGTCGTGACGCTCGATAAGGCGCTGACGACCGAGATCACGTTCCTCTGGCTGGCGACGCTGTGGGCGTTTCTGGTCCCGCTCGGTGGCGGCATCGACCTGATCGACACCGTCGTCCTCGTCGGCCTGTACGTGAGCTACATCCTGATTATCATTCGCTCCGGCATCGAAACCGAAGAAGAGCAGATCGGTGTCCCGGGCTATCTTCAATCCTACCGCAAACCAAAGCGGATCGCGACCGTCCTCTCGCTGTTCATCTACTCGGGCGTCATGATCCTGATCGCCGTCGAACCGTTCGCCCACGGCCTCGAAAACCTCGGCCTGCAGTACGGCGTGCCGAAGTTCTTCATGATCCAGTGGATCGCCCCGCTGGCAAGCGAGTCACCCGAGTTGATTGTCGTCGTCTATCTCGTCAACAAAGCCCGATCCTCGGCCGGGTTCAACGCCCTGATCTCCTCGAAACTCAACCAGTGGACGCTGTTGATCGGGACGCTCGCGATCGTCTACTCGATCGCGGCGGGCGGGGTCGGCGTCCTCGAATTCGACTATAAGCAGAGCCTGGAGATCTGGATCACGGCCGCCCAGTCGTTCTTCGCGCTGGCGATCCTGGTCAACTTCAACATCAGCCTCCGGGAGGCCGTCGCGTTGCTCGTGTTGTTCGTCAGCCAAGTGTTCGCCGAGTTCATGGTGTTGAACGTCCTTTCGCTGTCCCATCCCGAAGCACTCAGCCACCAGATCCTGCTCGGCTACACCGCCGTCTACCTCCTCATCGGGCTGGCGATGTTCGTCCGCCGCCGCAAGGCTGTCAAGGAGATGCTCGGCATGACCTACGAAGTAGTCCAGACGGCGTTCGGTCGCCGGAGCGACTTCGATATCGAGTAA
- a CDS encoding D-aminoacyl-tRNA deacylase: MIGIVVSTADRASEHIHEHLLEVADWTTTRDESRSPGEGGGEVSRTDGFEMRVFDEWHLELDGVAAAFDDPDLVVFASRHSGETGPLLTAHHTGNFGPAEYGGADRDLARAAPNAHSRVLDALAEHAPAGYEVGMECTHHGPTEVGSPSMFVEVGSGPDQWDDPDAARAVAQAILDLRGVMADAPREDGEASARRHLVGFDGNHYVPRFERIVRETDWAVGHIAADWGLDELGDPLESEDVLRAAFEKSAAEYALIDGDRPRLERAIDDLGFEIVGESWLRAVEGVPLPVARHVENRLAAIDDGLRFGEPARGYDGAFEIVDIPGELLDETQGIDREATREAVEGVALAFTTEQSATLVGGRAAVVDGDDRIALVEALADVLRMDYDEVTVGDDRVVARKEAFDPGLAADAGVPEGPKFGKLASGQAVEVDGERVEPGEVSREREATFPV, translated from the coding sequence ATGATCGGCATCGTCGTCTCGACAGCTGATCGCGCCTCGGAACACATCCACGAGCACCTCCTGGAAGTGGCGGACTGGACGACGACCCGTGACGAAAGTCGATCCCCTGGCGAGGGTGGTGGCGAGGTCTCCCGCACCGACGGCTTCGAAATGCGCGTCTTCGACGAATGGCACCTCGAGCTCGACGGCGTGGCCGCGGCCTTCGACGACCCCGATCTCGTCGTCTTCGCGTCCCGGCACTCCGGGGAGACCGGGCCACTGTTGACCGCCCACCACACCGGCAACTTCGGGCCGGCCGAGTACGGCGGCGCGGACCGTGACCTCGCCCGCGCCGCACCGAACGCTCATAGCCGCGTCCTCGACGCGCTGGCCGAGCACGCGCCGGCAGGCTACGAGGTCGGCATGGAGTGCACCCACCACGGTCCGACCGAGGTTGGTTCCCCATCCATGTTCGTCGAGGTCGGCAGCGGTCCCGACCAGTGGGACGACCCCGACGCCGCCCGCGCGGTCGCACAGGCCATCCTCGACCTGCGGGGAGTCATGGCCGATGCGCCCCGAGAGGACGGCGAGGCAAGCGCCCGCCGACACCTCGTCGGGTTCGACGGGAACCACTACGTTCCCCGGTTCGAGCGTATCGTCCGCGAGACTGACTGGGCCGTGGGCCACATCGCCGCTGACTGGGGACTGGACGAACTCGGCGATCCACTCGAAAGCGAGGACGTGCTCCGGGCGGCCTTCGAGAAGAGCGCGGCCGAGTACGCCCTGATCGACGGTGATCGCCCGCGTCTCGAACGGGCGATCGACGACCTGGGATTCGAGATCGTCGGCGAGTCGTGGCTTCGAGCGGTCGAAGGCGTCCCGCTGCCCGTTGCCCGCCACGTCGAGAACCGGCTGGCAGCCATCGACGACGGGCTTCGCTTCGGGGAGCCGGCTCGGGGATACGATGGGGCCTTCGAGATCGTCGACATCCCGGGCGAGCTGCTCGACGAGACACAGGGGATCGACCGCGAGGCGACCCGGGAGGCCGTCGAGGGTGTCGCGCTCGCGTTCACCACCGAGCAAAGCGCCACGCTTGTCGGCGGTCGAGCCGCTGTTGTCGACGGCGATGATAGAATTGCACTGGTCGAGGCGCTCGCGGACGTACTCCGCATGGACTACGACGAGGTGACGGTCGGGGACGATCGCGTCGTCGCGAGGAAAGAAGCCTTCGACCCCGGACTGGCCGCGGATGCTGGCGTCCCGGAGGGGCCGAAGTTCGGCAAGTTGGCGAGCGGGCAGGCCGTCGAGGTGGATGGCGAGCGTGTCGAACCCGGAGAAGTCAGTCGGGAGCGAGAAGCGACGTTCCCGGTCTGA
- a CDS encoding DUF2237 domain-containing protein, producing the protein MSQSDPDAQRNVLGEALEPCSKTLSTGYQRDGHCTAVPGDRGSHHLCAKMTQDFLEFSRAQGNDLVTPRPQLDFPGVNPKDHWCLCVGRWLEAHEAGVAPPVVLEATNETVLEEIELETLQAHAVEE; encoded by the coding sequence ATGTCACAGAGCGATCCCGACGCCCAGCGCAACGTGCTGGGCGAGGCACTCGAACCCTGCAGCAAGACACTCTCGACGGGTTACCAGCGCGACGGTCACTGTACGGCAGTCCCCGGCGACCGCGGGTCCCACCACCTTTGTGCGAAAATGACCCAGGACTTTCTGGAGTTCTCCCGCGCGCAGGGCAACGATCTGGTCACGCCGCGGCCGCAACTGGACTTTCCGGGCGTGAATCCCAAAGATCACTGGTGTCTCTGTGTCGGCCGCTGGCTGGAGGCCCACGAAGCCGGCGTCGCCCCGCCGGTCGTTCTCGAGGCGACCAACGAAACAGTGCTGGAAGAAATCGAACTGGAGACCCTGCAAGCCCACGCCGTCGAGGAGTGA
- a CDS encoding AbrB/MazE/SpoVT family DNA-binding domain-containing protein, translating into MSSEQINSESKVSGNQANIPAQIRMELDIDDGDRLRWHLEDDETLRVEVVQQRSGTFSDFDGYEGDQTTTVEREHDSWGVTVE; encoded by the coding sequence ATGAGCAGTGAGCAGATCAACTCCGAGAGCAAGGTCTCGGGGAACCAGGCGAACATTCCCGCTCAAATCCGGATGGAACTCGACATCGACGACGGTGACCGACTCCGCTGGCACCTCGAAGACGATGAGACGCTCCGCGTGGAAGTCGTCCAGCAACGAAGCGGCACGTTCAGTGACTTCGACGGCTACGAGGGCGATCAGACGACGACAGTCGAACGTGAACACGACTCGTGGGGCGTCACCGTCGAATAA
- a CDS encoding PIN domain-containing protein, which produces MPRVLLDTSVLFAAAYRRDSAHDDALPIVQGIDSTALPEAVVLDYVLAETMNGLTTHAGHDAATDFLDRIEENARFHIDSLTADEFATAKALFRQYKAFSLVDACIVAFMRANGRQYLYAFDDDFDAAEDISRLDTANNPYQPE; this is translated from the coding sequence ATGCCTCGGGTACTCCTCGACACAAGCGTCCTCTTCGCGGCTGCCTACCGCCGTGACAGTGCACACGACGACGCGCTCCCCATTGTACAGGGCATCGACAGTACAGCCCTTCCGGAAGCGGTAGTGCTCGACTACGTGCTCGCGGAGACGATGAACGGGCTGACGACACATGCCGGCCACGACGCTGCGACGGATTTTCTCGATCGGATCGAAGAAAACGCCCGGTTTCACATCGACTCACTGACGGCTGACGAGTTCGCAACGGCGAAAGCACTCTTTCGACAATACAAGGCGTTCTCGCTCGTCGACGCCTGCATTGTCGCGTTCATGCGAGCCAATGGACGACAGTACCTCTACGCGTTCGACGACGACTTCGACGCCGCCGAGGACATCAGCCGTCTCGACACCGCGAACAACCCATATCAGCCGGAGTGA
- the thiC gene encoding phosphomethylpyrimidine synthase ThiC, with the protein MMATQLQRARDGEVTPAMERVAERENRDPEYVREKVAAGEAVIPNNHEHESIDPMIIGKDFSTKINANIGNSEPESDIETEREKLHTAVEYGADTVMDLSTGGDIPELRAGQIEHSPVPLGTVPIYEALKQAGSPEDLTADLLLDVIESQAAQGTDYQTIHAGVLKEHLPLTDGRITGIVSRGGSILAEWMENHGEQNPLYTHFDEICAILAEYDVTISLGDGLRPGSLADANDDAQLAELETLGELTQRAQDQGVQVMVEGPGHVPLDEIGEHVRHQQEVCDGAPFYLLGPLVTDVAPGYDHITSAIGATEAARHGAAMLCYVTPKEHLGLPDAEDVRDGLAAYRIAAHAGDVAAGKPGARDWDDAISEARYNFDWHEQFNLALDPDRAKEYHDQTLSEDNYKDARYCSMCGAEFCSMRIDQDAREGEEMAGLDADVDLADSAAADVNLPPTGKHDTSGLPTVPEALCDHAGGEGLPGDD; encoded by the coding sequence ATGATGGCGACACAACTACAGCGCGCACGCGACGGTGAGGTCACGCCGGCGATGGAGCGCGTCGCCGAGCGAGAGAACCGCGATCCCGAGTACGTCCGCGAAAAGGTCGCCGCGGGCGAGGCTGTGATTCCGAACAACCACGAGCACGAGTCGATCGACCCGATGATCATCGGGAAGGACTTTTCGACGAAGATCAACGCCAACATCGGCAACAGCGAACCCGAAAGCGATATCGAAACCGAACGGGAGAAACTCCACACGGCCGTCGAATACGGCGCGGACACGGTGATGGATCTCTCGACGGGCGGTGACATTCCGGAACTTCGCGCCGGCCAGATCGAACACTCGCCGGTGCCGCTCGGGACAGTGCCGATCTACGAGGCGCTAAAGCAGGCCGGATCGCCCGAGGATCTCACGGCGGACCTCCTCCTGGACGTGATCGAGTCCCAGGCTGCTCAGGGGACTGATTACCAGACCATCCACGCCGGCGTCCTCAAAGAACACCTCCCGCTGACCGACGGTCGCATCACCGGGATCGTCTCCCGTGGGGGGTCGATCCTCGCCGAATGGATGGAAAATCACGGCGAGCAGAACCCCCTGTACACCCATTTCGACGAGATCTGTGCGATCCTCGCCGAGTACGACGTGACGATCAGTCTCGGCGACGGCCTGCGGCCCGGATCGCTCGCCGACGCCAACGACGACGCCCAGCTGGCGGAACTGGAGACGCTGGGCGAACTGACCCAGCGCGCCCAGGATCAGGGCGTTCAGGTCATGGTCGAAGGGCCGGGCCACGTCCCGCTGGACGAAATCGGCGAGCACGTCCGCCACCAGCAGGAGGTCTGTGACGGCGCGCCGTTCTACCTGCTGGGCCCGCTGGTGACCGACGTTGCACCGGGCTACGACCACATCACGAGCGCGATCGGCGCGACCGAGGCCGCCCGCCACGGCGCGGCGATGCTCTGCTACGTCACACCCAAAGAGCACCTCGGTTTGCCCGACGCCGAGGACGTCCGGGACGGCCTGGCGGCCTACCGGATCGCAGCTCATGCGGGCGACGTGGCGGCCGGGAAACCGGGCGCACGCGACTGGGACGACGCCATCTCGGAAGCCCGGTACAACTTCGACTGGCACGAGCAGTTCAACCTCGCGCTGGACCCCGACCGCGCTAAGGAGTACCACGATCAGACCCTATCGGAGGACAACTACAAGGACGCCCGCTACTGCTCGATGTGTGGCGCGGAATTTTGCTCGATGCGGATCGACCAGGACGCCCGCGAGGGAGAGGAGATGGCGGGACTGGACGCCGATGTTGATCTCGCAGACTCGGCGGCAGCCGACGTCAACCTGCCGCCGACGGGCAAACACGATACAAGTGGCCTGCCCACGGTGCCCGAGGCGTTGTGTGACCACGCCGGGGGCGAGGGTTTGCCGGGCGACGACTGA
- a CDS encoding GNAT family N-acetyltransferase, which yields MYVRDAKNRDEVWLLDRIEEMGLDETAFRSRDYVIAVDEQTDDRTGFGRIRIHKGEDDDVCELTSIGVLEAWRGQGIGAHVVERLVQEASDQDFETVYSLTDEPEYLRKFGFEPIDSSDLPPSLQDRLETKRESLLPDAVPVELTVEDFAMPQRFREAFKAAAKNEGPSEPEESAEDFGIDPDEATYKYDTGS from the coding sequence ATGTACGTCCGGGACGCGAAAAACCGAGACGAAGTCTGGCTGCTTGACCGGATCGAGGAGATGGGCCTGGACGAGACGGCCTTTCGATCCCGCGATTACGTCATCGCAGTCGACGAACAGACCGACGACCGGACAGGCTTCGGTCGGATCCGTATCCACAAGGGTGAAGACGACGATGTCTGTGAACTCACGAGCATCGGCGTCCTGGAGGCCTGGCGTGGCCAGGGCATCGGCGCACACGTCGTCGAGCGGTTGGTCCAGGAGGCCAGCGACCAGGACTTCGAAACCGTCTACTCGCTGACCGACGAACCCGAATATCTCCGGAAGTTCGGCTTCGAACCCATCGATTCGAGTGATCTCCCACCGTCGTTGCAGGACCGGCTCGAAACCAAGCGCGAATCGCTCCTTCCGGACGCCGTGCCCGTCGAACTCACTGTCGAGGACTTTGCCATGCCACAGCGTTTCCGGGAGGCGTTCAAGGCTGCCGCGAAAAACGAGGGGCCAAGCGAACCCGAGGAGTCGGCCGAGGACTTCGGCATCGATCCCGACGAGGCGACCTACAAGTACGACACTGGCAGCTAA
- a CDS encoding C2H2-type zinc finger protein, with product MSRWECTIEGCGETFDRVEDLIVHQSTGHDRVECEVCGTVLPDGYFAIRHAFEEHTRAEYVRSYDASAAEVRHRENVKETIEEKADIREVVDRLEGGDGRSF from the coding sequence ATGTCACGCTGGGAGTGCACAATCGAGGGATGTGGGGAGACGTTCGACCGGGTCGAAGATCTGATCGTCCATCAGTCGACGGGTCACGATCGCGTCGAGTGTGAGGTCTGTGGGACGGTCCTGCCGGACGGCTATTTCGCCATTCGCCACGCCTTCGAGGAGCACACTCGCGCCGAGTATGTCCGGTCGTACGACGCCAGCGCCGCCGAGGTCCGCCATCGCGAGAACGTCAAGGAGACCATCGAAGAGAAAGCCGATATTCGAGAGGTCGTCGACCGACTGGAAGGTGGCGACGGGCGGAGTTTCTGA
- a CDS encoding PHP-associated domain-containing protein translates to MTAVDPHVKVLDEAIVRRAKARGLDALVYAPHFQRFDDIRARAERFSDDELLVVPGREVFTGSWRNRRHVLAIGLQAPVPDFITLEAAMREFDRQGAAVLIPHPSFLSVSLGSEQIEQYRDVIDAVETYNPKYWPHHERRAGSIAREFDLPAFASSYAHLPGTVGEIWTSFDREIDDASDLVDALRAGDPREPAHRTGLTHYGRRAIEFSHLGWENSWGKIDRILRAGTEPTHPEQPAYDGRFDDASVY, encoded by the coding sequence GTGACTGCCGTCGATCCCCACGTCAAGGTCCTCGACGAGGCGATCGTCCGGCGCGCCAAAGCCCGCGGCCTGGACGCGCTCGTCTATGCCCCCCACTTTCAGCGATTCGACGACATCAGAGCGAGGGCTGAACGCTTCTCCGACGACGAACTGCTTGTCGTCCCCGGCAGAGAGGTGTTCACGGGGTCGTGGCGCAATCGCCGGCACGTCCTCGCGATCGGCCTCCAAGCGCCCGTCCCGGACTTCATCACGCTCGAAGCGGCAATGAGAGAGTTCGATCGCCAGGGGGCGGCCGTCCTGATCCCCCACCCGTCCTTCCTCTCAGTCAGCCTCGGCTCGGAGCAGATCGAACAGTATCGTGACGTGATCGACGCCGTCGAGACGTACAATCCGAAATACTGGCCCCACCACGAGCGCCGCGCCGGGTCGATCGCCCGCGAGTTCGATCTGCCGGCCTTTGCCTCTTCGTACGCACATCTGCCAGGGACCGTTGGCGAGATCTGGACATCCTTCGACCGGGAGATCGACGACGCGAGCGACCTGGTCGATGCGCTCCGAGCCGGTGATCCCAGAGAACCGGCGCATCGAACCGGACTCACCCACTACGGCCGGCGAGCGATCGAGTTCTCACACCTCGGCTGGGAGAATTCCTGGGGGAAGATAGACCGAATCCTGCGCGCGGGAACGGAGCCGACACATCCCGAACAGCCGGCCTACGACGGTCGGTTCGACGACGCCAGCGTCTACTGA
- a CDS encoding metal-dependent hydrolase, which translates to MNKRGHVLNALLLSIGLGYILEPAGDVATFEMIAAVIVPVVLGAMIPDIDTAFGRHRKTLHNLFVPLVVGAYPYYHGNLEYVWIGVLSHFALDIMGSRRGLALLYPLTDEEFNLPVGVPVDSKYADAMMLAVTGFELAVAAAIVYEVPQYAFEEGLRAAGLA; encoded by the coding sequence ATGAACAAGCGCGGACACGTGCTCAACGCCTTGCTTCTCAGTATTGGCCTCGGATACATCCTCGAACCGGCCGGCGACGTGGCTACCTTCGAGATGATCGCGGCCGTCATCGTCCCGGTGGTCCTCGGTGCGATGATCCCGGACATCGACACGGCCTTCGGTCGCCACCGCAAGACGCTGCACAATCTGTTCGTCCCGCTGGTCGTCGGTGCCTACCCGTACTACCACGGGAACCTCGAGTACGTCTGGATCGGCGTCCTGAGTCACTTCGCGCTCGACATCATGGGGTCGCGTCGCGGCCTCGCGTTGCTGTATCCGCTGACCGACGAGGAGTTCAACCTCCCGGTCGGCGTCCCGGTCGACAGCAAGTACGCCGACGCCATGATGCTCGCCGTGACTGGCTTCGAACTCGCGGTCGCGGCGGCGATCGTCTATGAAGTCCCCCAGTATGCCTTCGAGGAGGGGCTGCGGGCCGCCGGCCTGGCGTGA
- a CDS encoding CinA family protein codes for MTADTDGSIQERLGTALREHDETVAVAESCTGGLIGSLLTDVPGSSDYFDRSLVTYSYDAKRTELAVSREALDEEGAVSEPVARQMAGGVRDRADVTWGVSTTGIAGPTGGTDEKPVGTVFVGVAYAAPWDTGDSGTRVRRYEFDGSRTEIKRKIAEQALADLLSACEAGGV; via the coding sequence ATGACAGCTGACACCGACGGATCGATTCAGGAACGCCTCGGGACCGCGCTCCGGGAGCACGACGAAACCGTCGCAGTCGCCGAATCCTGCACCGGGGGGCTCATCGGATCCCTGCTGACGGACGTACCCGGGTCGAGTGACTACTTCGACCGATCGCTGGTAACCTACTCTTATGACGCAAAGCGAACGGAACTGGCCGTCTCCCGGGAAGCACTCGACGAGGAGGGGGCCGTCAGTGAACCCGTCGCCCGACAGATGGCGGGGGGTGTTCGCGACCGAGCGGACGTGACCTGGGGCGTCTCGACGACGGGTATCGCCGGGCCGACCGGCGGCACTGATGAAAAACCCGTCGGCACCGTCTTCGTCGGCGTGGCCTACGCCGCGCCGTGGGACACCGGCGACTCGGGAACGCGGGTCCGCCGGTACGAGTTCGACGGATCGCGGACCGAGATCAAGCGAAAAATCGCCGAACAGGCCCTCGCGGATCTGCTTTCGGCCTGTGAAGCCGGCGGCGTCTAG
- a CDS encoding phosphotransferase family protein produces MSGAAEIIEAILGESGPDYESFSFEETPGDTRTDSHFVTVEYQGESYEVVVKLAPEIDSTFAVEPFLHEYVADRTDVPLPGILVFKEEPEQDVPPYFITERIHGDNLDEHFESLSADDRGQLMYRIGEILGDMHSTIAFEGYGRLDLDDGRLIVRDLSWDWREYFEGLTHGHIDQLGGTTFEDLQPTARERLADRLPAVPQQGVPRLVHDDFRPGNLLIEPDGPEISAVLDWEKTLAGDPLYNLAQIELLFIDSVFRDPDEREQLREQLHEGYRTETEFAVDEGYDACKPLYQFSTLVWRMAGFDSIYGDASPLARTRAEAYYREQFTNLARTLETDRQGR; encoded by the coding sequence GTGTCGGGGGCCGCCGAGATCATCGAAGCGATATTGGGGGAGTCCGGGCCGGACTACGAGTCGTTCTCCTTCGAGGAGACACCGGGCGACACCCGGACCGATAGTCACTTCGTCACCGTCGAGTACCAGGGCGAGTCCTACGAGGTCGTGGTCAAACTCGCCCCCGAGATCGATTCGACGTTTGCGGTCGAGCCGTTTCTCCACGAGTACGTCGCCGACCGGACCGACGTACCCCTCCCCGGAATTCTCGTCTTCAAGGAGGAACCCGAACAGGACGTCCCGCCGTATTTCATCACCGAACGCATCCACGGCGACAACCTCGATGAGCACTTCGAGAGCCTTTCGGCCGACGATCGGGGTCAACTCATGTATCGAATCGGTGAGATCCTGGGGGACATGCACTCGACTATTGCCTTCGAAGGATACGGACGGTTGGATCTGGACGACGGTCGACTCATCGTTCGGGACCTCTCGTGGGATTGGCGGGAGTACTTCGAGGGGCTCACCCACGGTCATATCGACCAGCTTGGCGGGACGACCTTCGAGGATCTGCAGCCGACCGCCCGCGAACGCCTGGCCGATCGACTCCCTGCCGTCCCCCAGCAGGGCGTTCCGCGACTCGTTCACGACGATTTCCGGCCGGGGAACCTCCTGATCGAACCCGATGGGCCCGAGATCTCGGCTGTCCTCGACTGGGAGAAGACCCTGGCCGGCGATCCGCTCTACAATCTCGCCCAGATCGAACTCCTGTTCATCGATTCGGTCTTCCGCGACCCGGACGAGCGTGAACAGTTACGGGAGCAACTCCACGAGGGATATCGCACCGAGACGGAGTTCGCTGTCGATGAGGGCTATGATGCCTGCAAACCCCTCTATCAGTTTTCGACACTCGTCTGGCGGATGGCGGGCTTCGACTCGATCTACGGTGACGCCTCGCCGCTGGCCCGCACCCGGGCCGAGGCGTATTACCGCGAGCAGTTCACGAACCTCGCCCGGACGCTTGAGACCGACCGCCAGGGTCGGTAA